In bacterium, the DNA window CGATCTCCAAGGGCCCGGCGCTCATTTCGGACCACCGTCCTCAGGCGGAACCTGCAGCAGTCGGTCGAGCGGATTGACCAGGCGGTTGATACCTTCCGAGGTCACTCTGAGGTAGATCAACGTGGATTGGATCGCCCGGTGTCCGAGCATGT includes these proteins:
- a CDS encoding tyrosine-type recombinase/integrase, with the translated sequence MRHAFATHSMEDGANLLYIRDMLGHRAIQSTLIYLRVTSEGINRLVNPLDRLLQVPPEDGGPK